CGACGGGGTCGAGCTGCTGCTCCGACAGGGCGCCGCCTCCTTCGAGCTCTGGACGGGGCGGGAGGCGCCGCGGGAGGCGATGCGCCGGGCGCTGGAGGAGGTGCTGGGTTGCTCCGCTGGCTGACGGGGGGCGAGTCGCACGGCCCCGGGCTGACGGTCGTGGTGGACGGGCTGCCGGCGGGCGTCCCGCTGGACGGGGAGCGGGTGGCGGCCGAGCTGGCGCGCCGCCAGCAGGGCTACGGCCGCGGCGGGCGGATGCGCATCGAGCGGGATCGGGCTCGCTTCCTGGGCGGGGTGCGGCACGGGCGCAGCACCGGGGCGCCGGTGGTCCTCTGGATCGAGAACCGCGACTGGGCCAACTGGCAGGAAGTCCTCTCCCCCGACCTGCCCTCCCCCGGCGCGGAGGCGGAGGGGGCGGGGGAGGCTCCGCGGGAGAGCCCCACGGCGGCGGAGCGGCGCCGGGCGCCGGTGGAGCGGCCGCGCCCGGGCCATGCCGACCTGGCCGGCGCCCTCAAGTACGGCCACCGCGACATGCGGGACGTGCTGGAGCGCGCCAGCGCCCGCGAGACGGCGGCGCGGACGGCGGCGGGGGCGGTGGCCAAGCGCCTCCTCGCCGAGCTGGGGGTGGAGGTGGGCAGCTTCGTCGAGCGCATCGGGCCGGCCACCTGGCGCAGGGAGCCCGCCTATCCGGCCGATCCGGACGCGTGGCGGGCCTGGGCGGCGGCGGCCGAGCGCTCGCCCGTCCGCTGCCCGGAGCCGCAGGCGGAGGCGGCCATGATGGAGGTCATCGAGCAGGCGCTGCGCGAGGGCGACACGGTGGGCGGCCGCTTCCTCGCCTTCGCCGTGGGCCTCCCCGCGGGCCTGGGCAGCTACGCCCAGTGGGACCGGCGCCTGGACGGCCGCATCGCCCAGGCCGTGGTCTCCATCCCCGGCGTCAAGGCGGTGGCCATCGGCGCCGGCGAGGAGATGGCGGAGGAGCCGGGTTCGTGCGTCCACGACCCGCTCCTGCCCGATCCCTCCGGTCCGCGGCCGGGGCGCTTCGTCCGTCCCAGCGACCGGGCGGGCGGGCTGGAGGGCGGCGTCACGAACGGCGAGCCGCTCCTGGTGAGCGGGGTGATGAAGCCGCTGGCCACGCTCCGCCGCGGCCTCCCCTCGGTCCACATGCCCAGCGGGCAGCCGGCCGAGGCGACCTACGAGCGCTCCGACGTCTGCGTGGTGCCGGCGGCGGGGGTGGTGGCCGAGGCCATGCTGGCGCTGGTCCTGGCGGACGCGCTGCTGGAGGCGGTGGGTGGCGACAGCCTGGAGGAGGTGCGCCGCCACGTGGAGGAGCGGCGCCGCGCCCGGGAGGCCGGCTGGCCGTGGGGCTGAGCGCAGCCGGCGGGGTTCGGCTGGCGCTGGTCGGCCTGAGCGGCAGCGGCAAGGGGAGCGTGGGCCGGCTCCTGGCGCGGAGGCTGGACGTGGCCTGCCTCGACCTGGACCGTCTGGTGGAGCTGGAGGCGGGTGCGCCCGTCCGCCACATCTGGGCGGAGGAGGGGGAGCAAGGCTTCCGGCGCCGCGAGGCGGCGGCGCTGGAGCGGGCTCTGGAGCTGGGCGAGGCCGTGCTGGCCACCGGCGGCGGCACGCCCCTCCTGCCCGGCGCCATGGACAGGCTCGTGGCCTGGGGCCGGGTGGTCTGGCTGGACGCGCCGCCCGAGGTGCTGGCCGCCCGGCTGGGGGAGGAGGAAGTGGCCGGGCGGCCGCTCTTCGCCGGCCGCCTGCCGGCGGAGGTGCTGCGCGCGCAGCTGGCCGCCCGGCGCGCCGTCTACGCGCGGGCGCTCCGCATCGACGCCGCGGCCGCCCCGGCCGAAGTGGCGGAGCGCGTCCTGGCCGCCGCCGGCCTTCGCCCGGCGGAGCGGCCGTCCGCCGTGCGCCGGCTCTCCGTGGGCGGCGCCTACGAAGTGGAGGTGAGCGACGCGGCGCCCGAGCGGCTGGCCGACTGGCTGGCCGGGGCGGGGGCGGAGCGGCTGGTGCTGCTGGCGGAGCCGCTGGCGGGGGCGCTGGCCGGCGGGGAGATCCTGGAGGCCTGCCGCGCCCGGGGGCTCCAGGCGGAGCTCCTCCTCTTCCCCGGCGGCGAGGAAGCCAAGCGCCTCGTGACGGTGGAGCGCCTCTACCACGAGCTGGTGCGGCGGGGCGTGGAGCGGACCACCTGGCTGCTGGCCGTGGGCGGCGGGGTGACCACCGACCTGGGCGGCTTCGTCGCCGCCACCTTCCTGCGCGGCCTGCCCTGGGTGGCCGTGCCCACCACGCTCCTCGCCCAGGTGGACGCCGCCATCGGCGGCAAGACCGGCGTCGACCTGGAGGAGGGGAAGAACCTGGTGGGCGCCTTCTACCCGCCGCGCCGGGTCGTCGCCGACGTGCGCTGGCTGCGCGCCCTGCCGCGACAGCTCCTCCTGGAGGGGATGGGCGAGGTGGTCAAGGCGGCGCTCCTGGCCGGCGAGCCCTTCTGGAGCTGGCTGGAGGAGGCGAGGCCGGCGCTGCTCGCCCGCGAGCCGGAGGCGCTGGCCGAGGCGGTGGCGCGCGCGGCCGCCGTCAAGGCCGAGGTGGTGGCCGCCGACGAGCGCGAGGCAGGGCGGCGCGAGCTGCTCAACCTGGGGCACACCTTCGCCCACGCGCTGGAGTGGGCCAGCGGCTACCGGCTCCGCCACGGCGAGGCGGTGGCCACGGGACTCTTTCTGGCCGCCCGGCGGGCGGAGGCGGAGGGGCTCCTGCCGGCGGCGGAGCGGCGCCGCATCGAGGCGCTGCTGGAGGCGTACGGGATCGGGAGGAGCGCCGCGCTGCCGCGCGGGGAGGCTTCCTCGCCCGACCGGCTGGCGGCGGCGCTGGCCGTCGACAAGAAGCGCCGCCATGGCCGGCTCCGCCTGGTGCTGCCGCGGGCGGTGGGCGACGTGGTCGCTGGCTGGCCGGCCGAGACGGAGGAGCTGGCCCGCTGGCTCGCCTCCGCGCTGGAGCGGTTATCCTGGGAAGGAGAGAAGCCCACGGGAAGAGGGTGACCCCTTGCGACTCTTCGCCGCCGCCATGCCGGACCTCGGGCGGCTGCCGGCTCAGCTCCCCGAGGGGGCGCTGGTGGTGGTCGCGCCCTCCGGCGAGGCCTGGGAGGAGCAGCTCGGCCGGGCCGGCGAGCTGGCCCGCTCGCGCGCGCTCTGGGTGGTGGTGGCCGGCCCGCGTCGGGAGGGGGAGGGGTGGCGCCTCTCCGCCGCCTGCCTCTCGCCCGAGGGCCGCCCGGTGGCCGTGCAGGACGAGCTCTTCCCGCCGCAGGGCTGGCGCGCGGGCGGGCGCCTGGAGCTCTTCGAGCTGGCGGGCTGGCCGGCGGCGCTGCTGGTGGGCGAGGACGTCCTCTGGCCGGAGGTGGCCCGACTGGCGACGCTGGAGGGTGCGCGCCTGCTGGCGGTCCCCAGCCTCTACCCGCCGGAGGAGGCGGGGGGCGCGCCGACGGGGCCCTGGCGCCAGCTGGCGGGCGGCTGGCAGGAAGTCCAGCAGAACCAGGTCTTCGCTGTCGAGAGCCCGCTGGACGGCGAGCTGGCGGGACGGCGCTCGCACGGCCGCGCCGCCGTCTGGGCCCCTTGCGAGATCACGCCCGACTCCCGCGGCTGGCTGGACTGGGCCGAGAAGCCCGGCGAGGCGGCTGCGGCATGGCTGGAGGAGGAGGCGCTCGAGGGGATCCGCGACGCCTACCCGCTGGAACGTTTCCTCAACCCGGCGCTCTACCGGCGGCGGCTGGCGGAGGCCTACGAGCGGTTGGCGGGCGAGGCGGGCGCGGGTGCGGCGGGAGGCGGGGAGCGATGAGCGGAGCAGAGGCGGAACGGGAGGGCGGGGAGCTGCTGCCGCTGCCCGGGGATGCACGGCTCTTCCGCCTGGCACCCGGCGTGGCCGAGGCGGCGCTGGCGGAGGCCGGCTTCGGCGCCGCCAGGGCGGCGGACGTGGAGGCGGCGGGCGCCGGGCAGGGCGGCGGGGCTCGGGACCGGGGAGCGCGACGGGGTCGCCTGCGGGCGGCGGCGGTGCAGATGGAGCTGCGCCTCCACCGGCGG
This portion of the Bacillota bacterium genome encodes:
- the aroC gene encoding chorismate synthase, with the translated sequence MLRWLTGGESHGPGLTVVVDGLPAGVPLDGERVAAELARRQQGYGRGGRMRIERDRARFLGGVRHGRSTGAPVVLWIENRDWANWQEVLSPDLPSPGAEAEGAGEAPRESPTAAERRRAPVERPRPGHADLAGALKYGHRDMRDVLERASARETAARTAAGAVAKRLLAELGVEVGSFVERIGPATWRREPAYPADPDAWRAWAAAAERSPVRCPEPQAEAAMMEVIEQALREGDTVGGRFLAFAVGLPAGLGSYAQWDRRLDGRIAQAVVSIPGVKAVAIGAGEEMAEEPGSCVHDPLLPDPSGPRPGRFVRPSDRAGGLEGGVTNGEPLLVSGVMKPLATLRRGLPSVHMPSGQPAEATYERSDVCVVPAAGVVAEAMLALVLADALLEAVGGDSLEEVRRHVEERRRAREAGWPWG
- the aroB gene encoding 3-dehydroquinate synthase codes for the protein MGLSAAGGVRLALVGLSGSGKGSVGRLLARRLDVACLDLDRLVELEAGAPVRHIWAEEGEQGFRRREAAALERALELGEAVLATGGGTPLLPGAMDRLVAWGRVVWLDAPPEVLAARLGEEEVAGRPLFAGRLPAEVLRAQLAARRAVYARALRIDAAAAPAEVAERVLAAAGLRPAERPSAVRRLSVGGAYEVEVSDAAPERLADWLAGAGAERLVLLAEPLAGALAGGEILEACRARGLQAELLLFPGGEEAKRLVTVERLYHELVRRGVERTTWLLAVGGGVTTDLGGFVAATFLRGLPWVAVPTTLLAQVDAAIGGKTGVDLEEGKNLVGAFYPPRRVVADVRWLRALPRQLLLEGMGEVVKAALLAGEPFWSWLEEARPALLAREPEALAEAVARAAAVKAEVVAADEREAGRRELLNLGHTFAHALEWASGYRLRHGEAVATGLFLAARRAEAEGLLPAAERRRIEALLEAYGIGRSAALPRGEASSPDRLAAALAVDKKRRHGRLRLVLPRAVGDVVAGWPAETEELARWLASALERLSWEGEKPTGRG